The proteins below come from a single Eremothecium sinecaudum strain ATCC 58844 chromosome II, complete sequence genomic window:
- a CDS encoding HBR267Wp (Syntenic homolog of Ashbya gossypii ACL105C; Syntenic homolog of Saccharomyces cerevisiae YHR103W (SBE22) and YDR351W (SBE2)) has protein sequence MMHVLGTLDEEMCQLSPSLEQKVKLVNTGRRINNTNNTNFNNNTNNNNNDNNKTNDTNNTNINNFKIKDHNKETVKKNSEGGVRSTVSSISNSSEQEVYTPEDYGHPQNEDIFMVIPRGSQECLSEKEPDSLLIEKARSSVWDDSVVLDPAVSLSAASHSCSSGESSLSVAKEDEAEGAGSGSAGPGACQIVAKGRFSFSANSRLRSPASSGQSESPPSASLHMLSATGPAMKTMVHSMGVFSKTTPELTTTSKLLTPSQRFRLRREQNKAAVQDSVKNRELFYDEQERAVGSRSANPTVSSYETATNDVLDDEIADYLGWDVPVALPSINPYLASLNSSHKGSKTGGRPTLEKSRSLNFIETDMLPPCPIPGIQASSDSQFFANTSRVLSNVLMDSSRKLSQSRLRERNVSAEVLPLEFKSASDVGMEDMKLVSADKVAMCTPGRPTWLPPKRSEEREKHEKQIRKTMSIASLKQITRNRVRDEREVKDAKNKDKVTSLLERGLTRKSSLKDLKKLCWETSLSNETRLEIYRLILQSEKEKLIEKNYMDDLTKFHTIFCTIEYPHGKLQEIRTILSQLPCALYSEPPEELVYLMQLKAISSQGLLMGDELLFYHFYQTGSFTISEIWTLVNLLQLTCFNEITKEKFEQQILNPRGVVAQYLANDPAFANEFNSECLSFACWWNIMARLDHDLFMWCIDIIVAENSQAFKSNPISADMLENTDWETYRAAYVVVNHSILSSLALNVLLNYHFGFNDFQQLPQVEKSFKIIGPEVNGTDETHHAFIKKWHHYYKKF, from the coding sequence ATGATGCACGTTTTAGGTACTTTGGATGAGGAAATGTGTCAACTGTCACCATCTTTAGAGCAAAAAGTGAAACTTGTTAACACAGGGAGGAGGATCAATAATACTAATAATACtaattttaataataatactaataataataataatgataaCAATAAAACAAACGATACTAATAATACCAATATCAATAACTTCAAAATCAAAGATCATAATAAAGAAACGGTAAAAAAGAATTCCGAAGGTGGTGTACGATCAACGGTGTCATCAATTAGTAATAGCAGTGAGCAGGAAGTTTATACGCCGGAAGACTATGGGCACCCGCAAAATGAGGATATATTCATGGTTATACCTCGGGGAAGCCAGGAGTGTCTATCGGAGAAAGAACCAGACTCACTTTTAATTGAGAAAGCGAGGAGCTCGGTTTGGGACGATAGTGTAGTTTTAGATCCGGCTGTTTCTCTTTCTGCTGCGTCCCATTCTTGTTCTTCTGGGGAATCCTCTCTTAGTGTTGCTAAAGAGGACGAAGCAGAGGGCGCTGGTAGCGGTAGTGCTGGACCCGGCGCTTGTCAAATTGTGGCTAAAGGGAGATTTTCCTTCAGTGCCAACTCTCGCTTAAGATCGCCAGCATCTTCTGGTCAAAGCGAATCACCGCCTTCAGCTAGCCTGCATATGCTTTCTGCAACAGGACCAGCGATGAAAACCATGGTCCATAGCATGGGTGTGTTCTCAAAAACTACGCCTGAATTGACGACAACGTCTAAACTTCTGACTCCATCTCAGAGATTTCGGCTTCGTCGCGAACAGAATAAAGCTGCTGTGCAGGATTCTGTTAAGAATCGAGAACTCTTTTATGATGAGCAGGAGCGCGCAGTAGGAAGTAGATCTGCAAATCCTACTGTGTCAAGTTATGAAACAGCTACCAATGATGTCTTGGATGATGAGATTGCCGATTACCTTGGCTGGGATGTCCCAGTTGCATTGCCATCTATCAACCCCTATCTTGCTTCGTTGAATTCCTCTCACAAGGGTTCCAAAACTGGTGGTAGACCAACCCTCGAGAAGTCCAGGAGTCTGAACTTTATTGAGACAGATATGTTGCCGCCTTGTCCAATCCCAGGAATCCAGGCCTCTTCTGATTCTCAATTTTTTGCGAACACTTCTAGAGTACTTTCCAATGTTTTAATGGATTCTTCTAGGAAGTTGTCCCAGTCGAGGTTGCGGGAAAGGAACGTTTCAGCAGAAGTTCTTCCACTGGAGTTTAAATCTGCGAGCGATGTAGGTATGGAGGATATGAAGCTAGTTTCCGCAGACAAGGTTGCAATGTGCACTCCTGGCAGGCCTACCTGGCTACCACCAAAACGCTCGGAGGAGCGGGAGAAACATGAGAAACAAATTCGCAAGACAATGAGTATTGCGTCATTAAAGCAAATAACGAGAAACAGAGTACGTGACGAAAGGGAGGTAAAGGATGCAAAAAATAAGGATAAGGTTACTAGTTTGTTAGAAAGAGGACTAACGAGGAAGTCCTCGTTAaaagatttaaaaaaattatGCTGGGAAACCAGTTTATCAAATGAAACTCGGCTTGAGATATATCGGCTAATACTTCAAAGtgaaaaagaaaaattaATTGAAAAGAACTACATGGATGATCTCACCAAATTTCATACCATTTTCTGTACTATAGAATACCCTCATGGGAAATTGCAAGAGATTAGAACCATACTTTCACAACTGCCATGTGCTTTATATTCAGAGCCGCCAGAGGAACTTGTGTATTTGATGCAGTTGAAAGCTATCTCTAGTCAAGGCTTATTAATGGGAGACGAATTGCTATTTTACCATTTTTACCAAACGGGTTCTTTCACAATCTCCGAGATTTGGACCCTAGTAAATCTACTTCAACTGACATGTTTTAACGAAATAACTAAGGAGAAGTTTGAGCAACAAATTTTAAACCCGCGCGGTGTTGTCGCGCAGTATTTGGCCAATGACCCAGCTTTCGCGAACGAGTTCAATTCAGAATGCTTAAGCTTCGCTTGTTGGTGGAATATCATGGCAAGGCTAGATCATGATCTATTTATGTGGTGCATTGACATCATTGTTGCAGAAAACTCTCAAGCATTCAAAAGCAATCCAATTTCTGCTGATATGCTTGAAAATACGGACTGGGAAACATACCGGGCAGCCTATGTTGTGGTGAACCACAGTATATTGTCTTCATTGGCACTAAACGTGTTATTAAACTACCATTTCGGGTTTAATGATTTCCAACAGTTACCCCAAGTTGAGAAATCTTTTAAAATCATTGGTCCCGAAGTGAATGGTACCGATGAGACTCATCATGCCTTTATAAAAAAATGGCATCATTATTATAAAAAGTTTTAG
- the YPQ2 gene encoding Ypq2p (Syntenic homolog of Ashbya gossypii ACL106C; Syntenic homolog of Saccharomyces cerevisiae YDR352W), protein MEDYNVSIWPTVSFYSGAVSFVFGIFCTFPQLVETYNYKTVEGLSPLFVLCWTLGDLTTMIGAILTYQLPFQVLLAFYFLTNDFVLCGQYYYYGVIYKNTLATKRRASKSVESYLEASSYTYQATPPVSERRGRFRSLLCMLLMAGRSHALPIVMNVVSPDMPPLQPFPKPPSATGALISWIGGLLYVGARIPQLLKNYCRKSTDGLSPILFTCTFLSNITYVLSIFTSSGYLENPDRAKYVINALPFLVGCLGTVVFDLMYFYQHYFLYYERDCEGQVQASIPDESTPLTI, encoded by the coding sequence ATGGAAGATTATAACGTTAGTATTTGGCCAACTGTTAGCTTCTATAGCGGGGCTGTGTCATTTGTATTCGGTATCTTTTGCACCTTCCCGCAACTTGTGGAAACATACAATTATAAGACTGTTGAAGGCCTTTCGCCTCTATTCGTTTTATGCTGGACCCTGGGTGACCTCACCACTATGATCGGGGCAATCCTCACGTATCAGCTACCCTTCCAGGTTTTATTAGCCTTCTATTTCCTCACAAACGATTTTGTTTTATGTGGACAATACTACTATTATGGGGTGATTTACAAAAATACTCTCGCAACTAAAAGACGTGCGTCAAAATCAGTTGAATCTTATCTGGAAGCAAGTTCGTATACATATCAAGCAACTCCTCCTGTTAGCGAACGGCGAGGCCGCTTCAGATCGTTGTTATGCATGCTTCTTATGGCTGGCCGTAGTCATGCTCTACCGATAGTTATGAATGTGGTATCTCCAGACATGCCCCCACTGCAACCATTTCCAAAGCCACCTAGCGCCACTGGAGCACTGATATCTTGGATTGGCGGCTTGTTGTACGTGGGTGCGAGAATTCCGCAGCTACTGAAGAATTACTGTCGGAAGAGTACCGATGGTTTATCGCCTATCTTATTTACTTGCACGTTTCTTTCCAATATTACCTATGTGCTGTCGATATTCACCTCTTCTGGATACCTTGAGAACCCAGACCGGGCTAAATATGTCATAAATGCGCTGCCATTCCTTGTGGGTTGCCTTGGCACTGTTGTTTTCGACCTAATGTACTTCTACCAACATTACTTTCTATACTATGAACGCGACTGCGAAGGACAAGTACAGGCGTCAATCCCTGATGAAAGCACTCCATTAACCATCTAA
- the YPT35 gene encoding Ypt35p (Syntenic homolog of Ashbya gossypii ACL108C; Syntenic homolog of Saccharomyces cerevisiae YHR105W (YPT35)) → MTPGIQFLPPEPIKLVDASEAADSDCESNNSQNLRITAVDIRICSEVTDTDIRAPLRQSRFTLWTINIQVKTKDGRRVIQLQKRYSDFVRFRERLLLKLPRRLLGYIPDLPPTVKWYDAWRYNDVNFDKCWLANRRAGLQYFLNQVFLNPVILKNASAVFQKFLGTDIDVQAFGQRLKQHIS, encoded by the coding sequence ATGACGCCAGGCATTCAGTTTCTTCCTCCAGAACCCATAAAACTCGTGGATGCAAGCGAGGCCGCAGATAGCGACTGTGAGAGCAATAATAGCCAAAACTTACGTATTACAGCAGTAGATATAAGAATATGCTCAGAAGTTACTGACACCGATATTAGGGCTCCTCTGAGGCAGAGCAGGTTCACATTATGGACTATTAACATCCAAGTTAAAACTAAAGACGGTAGGCGAGTAATACAGCTCCAAAAGCGCTATAGCGATTTTGTGCGTTTCAGAGAGCGCCTGCTACTCAAATTACCACGAAGGCTACTTGGGTATATACCTGATCTACCGCCAACAGTCAAATGGTATGATGCATGGAGGTACAACGACGTTAATTTTGATAAGTGTTGGCTTGCAAATAGAAGAGCCGGTCTTCAGTATTTTCTGAACCAGGTATTTCTGAACCCCGTGATCCTCAAAAACGCATCCGCGGTATTCCAGAAGTTTTTAGGGACTGATATAGACGTCCAAGCTTTCGGTCAAAGACTTAAACAGCATATATCGTAA
- a CDS encoding thioredoxin-disulfide reductase (Syntenic homolog of Ashbya gossypii ACL109C; Syntenic homolog of Saccharomyces cerevisiae YDR353W (TRR1) and YHR106W (TRR2)), giving the protein MVHQKCTIIGSGPAAHTAAIYLARAEIKPTLYEGMFANGIAAGGQLTTTTEIENFPGFPEGLTGSELMDRMKAQSVKFGTEVITETVAKLDLSSKPFKLWTEFNEDSEPITTDAVILATGASAKRMHLPGEETYWQQGISACAVCDGAVPIFRNKPLAVVGGGDSACEEAAFLTKYGSKVYMLVRRDQMRASNIMQRRVEKNEKIEVLYNTVPLEAKGDGKFLNALRVKNRETNNEYDLAVNGLFYAIGHTPATSIVKGQVDLDDTGYVKVIPGTSMTSVPGVFAAGDVQDSRYRQAITSAGSGCMAALDAEKYISELE; this is encoded by the coding sequence ATGGTGCACCAGAAATGTACAATCATCGGCTCCGGCCCTGCTGCTCATACTGCAGCAATTTACTTGGCAAGAGCTGAAATCAAGCCCACCCTTTACGAGGGTATGTTTGCCAATGGAATTGCTGCCGGTGGTCAATTAACTACAACAACTGAGATAGAGAATTTTCCAGGGTTTCCTGAGGGTTTGACCGGTTCAGAGTTGATGGATAGAATGAAGGCACAGTCTGTGAAATTTGGTACGGAAGTTATTACTGAGACTGTTGCCAAGCTTGATCTTTCTTCGAAGCCTTTTAAGCTATGGACTGAGTTCAACGAGGACAGTGAGCCTATCACCACTGACGCGGTGATTTTGGCGACAGGTGCCTCTGCCAAGAGGATGCACTTGCCTGGCGAAGAGACATATTGGCAGCAGGGTATTTCAGCCTGCGCAGTATGCGACGGAGCTGTGCCAATTTTCAGAAATAAGCCTTTGGCAGTTGTAGGAGGCGGTGATTCTGCATGTGAAGAAGCTGCATTCCTAACCAAGTACGGCTCCAAGGTTTACATGTTGGTTAGAAGAGACCAAATGCGTGCATCCAACATCATGCAAAGACGTGTAGAGAAGAATGAAAAAATTGAAGTCTTGTATAATACGGTACCTTTGGAAGCCAAGGGAGACGGCAAGTTCTTGAATGCATTAAGGGTAAAGAATCGCGAAACCAATAATGAATATGACTTGGCTGTTAATGGTCTATTCTATGCTATTGGGCATACACCAGCCACCAGCATTGTTAAGGGCCAGGTTGACTTGGATGATACTGGGTATGTAAAAGTTATTCCAGGAACATCGATGACTTCAGTTCCAGGTGTCTTCGCAGCCGGTGATGTCCAAGATTCCAGATACAGACAGGCCATTACCTCCGCTGGATCTGGTTGTATGGCTGCTTTGGACGCCGAAAAGTATATATCAGAGCTCGAATAA
- the CDC12 gene encoding septin CDC12 (Syntenic homolog of Ashbya gossypii AER238C; Syntenic homolog of Saccharomyces cerevisiae YHR107C (CDC12)), whose product MLSTSDGSLVGISNLPNQRYKIVSNKGGVFTFMCCGESGLGKTTFINTLFQTTLSPLDNQNRRQQPIRKSSEVNVIRAMLEEKNFSLRVNVIDTPGFGDNVNNNKSWQTIVDFIDDQHDSYMRQEQQPHRSVKFDLRVHAVLYFIRPTGHGLKPLDIQTMKRISTRANLIPVIAKADTLTAKELQDFKVRIRQVIEAQDICIFTPPLDEADQGDPAALEHARQLVQSMPFSVIGSEKKYDNGSGTTVAARKYPWGLVEVENDAHCDFRKLRSLLLRTNLLDLILTTEELHYETYRRLRLEGNSSAEDKDGILPHPAPARKLSHNPKFKEEENALKKYFTDQVKAEEQRFRQWEQNIVSERIRLNGDLEEVQAKVKKLEEQVRALQLRKH is encoded by the coding sequence ATGTTGAGCACATCAGATGGATCACTCGTTGGTATCTCTAACCTACCAAATCAGCGTTATAAAATCGTCTCCAATAAGGGAGGTGTGTTTACGTTCATGTGCTGTGGTGAATCAGGTTTAGGTAAAACAACTTTTATTAATACCCTTTTCCAAACAACTTTATCACCATTAGACAACCAGAATAGACGCCAGCAACCTATCAGGAAGAGCTCAGAGGTTAATGTTATTCGTGCAATGTTGGAGGAGAAAAACTTCTCTTTGAGGGTGAATGTTATTGATACTCCTGGATTCGGTGACAATGTGAACAATAATAAGTCTTGGCAGACTATCGTGGATTTTATTGACGACCAACATGACTCTTATATGCGCCAGGAACAGCAGCCCCACCGGTCGGTGAAGTTCGATTTAAGGGTTCACGCTGTGTTGTATTTCATTAGGCCTACTGGACATGGCTTAAAGCCGCTAGATATCCAAACCATGAAGCGTATATCCACAAGAGCGAACTTGATTCCTGTGATTGCAAAGGCGGACACATTGACTGCCAAGGAATTACAGGACTTCAAGGTTCGGATTAGACAAGTTATTGAGGCCCAGGATATTTGTATTTTTACGCCTCCCTTGGACGAAGCAGACCAAGGAGATCCAGCTGCTCTGGAGCACGCAAGACAATTGGTCCAATCAATGCCATTCTCGGTTATTGGGTCCGAAAAGAAATATGACAATGGGTCTGGTACCACAGTGGCGGCAAGAAAGTACCCATGGGGTCTCGTGGAAGTCGAAAATGACGCTCATTGTGATTTCCGCAAACTAAGATCGTTGCTATTGAGAACCAACTTGCTCGACTTGATCTTGACCACTGAAGAACTACACTACGAAACTTACAGAAGATTGCGTCTAGAAGGTAATTCGTCCGCCGAGGACAAGGATGGTATTCTTCCTCACCCTGCTCCCGCCAGAAAGTTGTCTCATAATCCAAAGTTTAAGGAGGAGGAGAATGCATTGAAGAAGTATTTCACAGATCAAGTGAAGGCCGAGGAACAAAGGTTCAGGCAATGGGAACAAAATATTGTTAGCGAGAGAATCAGATTGAATGGAGACTTGGAAGAAGTCCAAGCTAAGGTAAAGAAACTGGAAGAACAAGTCAGGGCATTGCAGCTAAGAAAACATTAA
- the TRP4 gene encoding anthranilate phosphoribosyltransferase (Syntenic homolog of Ashbya gossypii AER239W; Syntenic homolog of Saccharomyces cerevisiae YDR354W (TRP4)) → MQLTEYTNKLLNDPENFTPDDLKEAITILVDQMRTIGLTTVENSIHVSCFLAVLQARNKVYKAEYLVATIEAMRKTANSVKAEDLIIEEGVIYGDIVGTGGDGHNTFNVSTSSCIVAGGIPGLKICKHGSKANTSSSGSGDILTELGYDGSKVVPETVPGLLAKNTFMYILGPSFHPGMACLPELKKIMKIRTIFNIVGPLFHNLEIPMCKVLGVYSKHVAGEYARAASILCSNCRLFIVSADIGIDEVSTEGKTNVWHYHPDRKTIETFVIEPADFGLQEHDINEVVSNSSKKNAETLLRILSGEVEKGDAVYDFILMNTAMIYCLSRDHRNWKEGVEAAETSIKSGAALKALNNAISSLDEIKTP, encoded by the coding sequence ATGCAGTTAACCGAATATACTAATAAGCTACTTAACGATCCAGAAAATTTTACCCCAGATGACTTGAAAGAAGCAATCACTATTTTGGTGGATCAGATGAGAACTATTGGTCTAACCACTGTTGAGAACAGCATCCATGTGTCCTGTTTCTTGGCTGTATTGCAAGCGCGTAACAAAGTTTACAAGGCGGAATACCTTGTTGCCACAATCGAGGCAATGAGGAAAACGGCCAACTCCGTTAAGGCTGAAGATTTGATCATAGAGGAGGGAGTGATATATGGTGATATCGTTGGTACTGGTGGAGACGGTCACAACACTTTCAATGTATCTACGTCGTCATGTATAGTTGCAGGTGGTATTCCAGGTTTGAAAATATGCAAGCACGGTAGCAAAGCTAATACTTCAAGCAGTGGTTCTGGAGACATCTTAACCGAGCTTGGTTATGATGGTTCTAAGGTGGTCCCGGAAACAGTTCCAGGGTTGCTGGCAAAGAACACCTTCATGTATATTTTGGGGCCAAGCTTCCACCCGGGCATGGCATGCTTACCAGAATTGAAAAAGATTATGAAGATTCGTACGATATTCAACATTGTTGGGCCACTCTTCCATAACTTGGAAATCCCTATGTGCAAGGTGCTAGGTGTGTACAGCAAACACGTCGCCGGAGAATACGCTAGAGCCGCATCTATTTTATGCTCAAACTGTAGGCTCTTTATTGTCTCTGCCGATATTGGAATTGACGAGGTTTCCACCGAGGGTAAGACTAATGTCTGGCACTACCACCCTGACAGGAAGACAATTGAGACCTTTGTGATCGAACCTGCCGACTTCGGTTTGCAAGAGCACGACATAAACGAAGTTGTGTCCAACTCTAGTAAGAAAAACGCAGAAACCCTTCTCCGCATATTATCCGGTGAAGTTGAAAAAGGAGATGCAGTATATGACTTCATCTTAATGAACACTGCAATGATTTACTGTCTAAGTAGAGATCACCGGAATTGGAAGGAAGGTGTTGAAGCTGCTGAGACAAGTATTAAGTCCGGTGCTGCTTTGAAAGCCCTAAACAACGCTATTAGCAGTTTGGATGAAATTAAGACCCCTTAG
- a CDS encoding S-adenosylmethionine-dependent methyltransferase (Syntenic homolog of Ashbya gossypii AER240W; Non-syntenic homolog of Saccharomyces cerevisiae YBR271W) — translation MFDPLDFISSVSNSHTHTVDDGVICVQHKLQTKQAGLLSDSNASNGPRLNVPPTPPESDMSPISVLDLPSPNLADPNVIYGVLQLLQPDTQVNFSNEQQDGNNDWKYVISEKNMSETTLYAIMNYYNKFNNKVIFNFQTLCTKVPMLLSQFGPELIGYYNNILRYYESSNAPLKNEIIEQASLRISEQCGRTALPALTRKFHVDGLSHEIKLHEPALTNDNLGLKTWGASLILSQKILQIHSRTKVLELGAGTGLVGISYALSHSESNSQIILTDLPEIVPNLKKNIRLNGLQNVHATVLDWTNPKSFLDEFGEEKFDTILIADPIYSPKHPYWLVAMIKKFLASDGIVYLEVPIRAKYKAERELLWNLLDLNNLKVLKEEYDDGYDDWGKVQYLFKEISFAD, via the coding sequence ATGTTTGACCCACTGGACTTTATTAGCAGTGTTTCCAATTCGCATACTCATACTGTAGATGATGGTGTGATATGTGTACAACATAAGCTGCAAACTAAACAAGCAGGTCTTTTGTCAGATAGTAACGCTTCTAATGGTCCACGTTTGAATGTCCCGCCGACGCCTCCGGAGTCAGATATGTCCCCAATCTCGGTACTAGACTTGCCGTCTCCCAACCTTGCTGATCCTAATGTGATTTATGGTGTCCTCCAGCTCTTGCAACCGGATACACAGGTCAATTTCAGCAATGAGCAGCAAGACGGTAACAATGACTGGAAGTACGTTATTAGTGAAAAGAATATGTCAGAAACTACACTGTATGCAATCATGAACTATTATAACAAATTCAACAATAAAGTCATTTTTAATTTTCAAACTCTATGTACAAAGGTCCCAATGTTACTTTCTCAGTTCGGTCCGGAGCTCATCGGCTACTACAATAATATTCTGCGCTACTATGAATCGTCGAATGCTCCGCTCaaaaatgaaattattGAACAGGCTAGCTTGAGAATTTCTGAACAATGCGGCAGAACTGCGCTTCCGGCTCTTACTAGGAAGTTCCACGTCGACGGGCTTTCACATGAAATAAAATTGCATGAACCAGCACTGACAAATGACAATCTTGGTCTTAAGACGTGGGGCGCATCTCTAATCCTTTCTCAGAAGATACTGCAGATTCATTCACGGACTAAGGTACTAGAGTTAGGCGCAGGGACAGGACTGGTAGGAATATCCTATGCATTATCGCACTCCGAGTCCAACTCCCAGATTATACTGACTGACCTTCCGGAAATAGTCCCAAATTTAAAAAAGAACATTCGACTAAACGGCCTTCAAAATGTGCATGCGACCGTACTGGACTGGACAAATCCAAAGTCGTTCTTAGACGAATTCGGTGAAGAGAAATTCGATACTATACTCATCGCAGACCCAATATATTCTCCAAAGCATCCGTATTGGCTCGTAGCCATGATCAAGAAATTTCTAGCCAGTGATGGAATTGTGTATCTTGAAGTCCCTATTAGAGCAAAATACAAGGCAGAGAGGGAGCTTCTATGGAATCTTTTAGACCTGAATAATTTGAAAGTCTTGAAAGAAGAGTACGATGATGGATATGACGATTGGGGCAAAGTTCAGTACCTTTTCAAAGAAATCTCCTTTGCCGATTGA